A stretch of the Planctomycetota bacterium genome encodes the following:
- a CDS encoding prepilin-type N-terminal cleavage/methylation domain-containing protein, whose product MRRAGFTLIEVSLAVMVGAVILAAAVGMFTTMERADAIATVRAEETFHLERMQRVATQAMGSLLIATREEADEAAEAEAEAGQAASQTDGQPGGQADVLDDGLDEDGQPLDDDEESMIRPRVLLERDPVLAGRPMTRRVRIGHQGLGPAESAMAQRLELTLSAPPVQQSIEDMERRWDLALLGARPLDAGDNIDDLGAIRGAFVLRDERRVNELGLPVFSMWWRPVAAGLEADPRLAYAVDPAAVDGAVLLVENLVWARWRFYKQGGWREEFDAYGEIDLAAYAELELTTTQNQTVAWIFELAWTLGLDPDAEDEGEGDGADGEGEPDEIDPTDEPGDGGGSRPPAGRGPRDGHGGGVAGGN is encoded by the coding sequence ATGCGGCGGGCCGGCTTCACGCTGATCGAGGTCTCGCTGGCCGTGATGGTCGGCGCGGTCATCCTCGCCGCCGCCGTGGGCATGTTCACGACGATGGAGCGGGCGGACGCCATCGCGACGGTCCGCGCCGAGGAGACCTTCCACCTCGAGCGGATGCAGCGGGTGGCGACGCAGGCGATGGGCTCGCTGCTGATCGCCACCCGTGAGGAGGCCGACGAGGCCGCCGAGGCCGAGGCCGAAGCCGGCCAGGCCGCGTCCCAGACCGACGGCCAGCCCGGCGGTCAGGCCGATGTGCTCGACGACGGGCTGGACGAGGACGGCCAGCCGCTCGACGACGACGAGGAGTCCATGATCCGCCCCCGCGTGCTGCTCGAGCGCGACCCGGTGCTCGCCGGCCGCCCGATGACCCGCCGGGTGCGCATCGGCCATCAGGGGCTGGGGCCCGCCGAGTCGGCGATGGCCCAGCGGCTGGAGCTGACGCTGAGCGCCCCGCCCGTGCAGCAATCGATCGAGGACATGGAGCGCCGGTGGGATCTCGCCTTGCTGGGCGCACGGCCGCTCGATGCGGGCGATAACATCGACGATCTGGGCGCCATCCGCGGCGCCTTCGTGCTCCGCGACGAGCGGCGGGTGAACGAGCTGGGGCTGCCGGTGTTCAGCATGTGGTGGCGGCCGGTCGCCGCGGGCCTCGAGGCGGATCCGCGGCTGGCCTACGCGGTCGATCCCGCGGCCGTCGACGGCGCGGTGCTGCTCGTCGAGAACCTGGTTTGGGCCAGGTGGCGCTTCTACAAGCAGGGCGGGTGGCGGGAGGAATTCGACGCCTACGGCGAGATCGACCTGGCCGCGTATGCCGAGCTAGAGCTGACCACGACGCAGAACCAGACGGTCGCGTGGATCTTCGAGCTGGCCTGGACGCTCGGGCTCGATCCCGACGCCGAGGACGAAGGGGAAGGGGACGGCGCGGACGGCGAGGGTGAGCCCGACGAGATCGACCCCACCGACGAACCGGGCGATGGCGGCGGTAGTCGGCCGCCGGCGGGTCGCGGTCCGCGCGATGGCCACGGCGGCGGCGTGGCGGGGGGCAACTGA
- a CDS encoding type II secretion system protein GspG: MHTKQRTHRAARGFSLLEITLVVLIIGVLMGIAGVAFLPRLLQAQSTATESTMTTVKQSLEQYKAQNNAYPTQLAQLVPNYLSDPPTDGWDRQFWYATPGQAGRPFDLISAGEDGNYSTADDISVWTLGQDGQAN; the protein is encoded by the coding sequence ATGCACACGAAACAACGAACGCATCGCGCCGCACGCGGCTTCTCGCTGCTGGAGATCACGCTGGTGGTGCTGATCATCGGCGTGCTGATGGGCATCGCGGGCGTGGCCTTCCTGCCGCGTTTGCTGCAGGCCCAGTCAACGGCGACCGAGTCGACCATGACCACGGTCAAGCAGTCGCTGGAACAGTACAAGGCCCAGAATAACGCCTATCCGACGCAGCTGGCCCAGCTGGTGCCAAACTATCTATCCGACCCGCCGACCGATGGCTGGGACCGCCAGTTCTGGTACGCCACGCCGGGCCAGGCCGGCCGGCCGTTCGACCTGATTAGCGCAGGCGAGGACGGAAACTACAGCACGGCCGACGACATCAGCGTCTGGACCCTCGGCCAGGACGGGCAGGCGAACTGA
- a CDS encoding Hsp70 family protein, whose amino-acid sequence MAHAPAVLAAAGGHALMAENAENERDEPIIGIDLGTTNSLAAFADVRGPRTLGSRATGGDSDGPAGDIIPSVVRYEPAADGSLSAVVGETARDAAMDHPLHTITSVKRLMGRSHEEAADAGFRPYAIVAGERAMAAVAIPMPDGTTRIRTPQEVSADILRAVRARAEHALGRPVRRAVVTVPAYFDDPQRQATRDAGRLAGLEVVRIVSEPTAAALAYGLGAGQRAKRQPSTVAIYDLGGGTFDVSILRITPGAAPDAPAIFQVLAVDGDTRLGGDDADHLLVDLFVREMDGRLGLGLPEAGDRLGALPPDVRRALVGFAQGVKHRLSEQASASISIDVGGRGAYEREVTREEFEALIQPWIDRSIRACERARHAAKKKPGGDAIDAVVLVGGSTRIPAVRRAVAEGFGLEPYTALDPDRVVALGAAVQASILQGTSRGSLLLDAIPLGLGIETVGGAVAKLIVANSTVPARATETFSTSVDNQTAIVLRVRQGEREMAEDCRLLGEFHLRGIPPMPAGVPQLQVEFLVDANGVLSVSAVEQRSGQQASLQIVPNHGLTSEEVDRIEAEALEHARDDMARHRVVDLVSHSKLDLKWIDEAMARAGDAIDAAVAQKIASAADGVRELIRRAEADWRSVEPESFARAKQAMDEASVPLHEASIARSLRGTRGDG is encoded by the coding sequence GTGGCGCACGCCCCGGCCGTCCTCGCCGCGGCGGGTGGGCACGCCCTGATGGCCGAGAACGCCGAGAACGAGCGCGACGAACCCATCATCGGCATCGACCTTGGAACCACCAACTCGCTTGCGGCGTTCGCCGACGTGCGCGGTCCGCGCACGCTCGGTAGCCGGGCGACCGGCGGGGACTCTGATGGGCCGGCGGGCGACATCATCCCCAGCGTCGTCCGCTACGAGCCCGCGGCCGATGGGTCGCTGTCGGCGGTTGTCGGCGAGACGGCCCGCGACGCCGCGATGGACCATCCCCTCCACACCATCACGAGCGTCAAGCGGCTCATGGGTCGATCGCACGAGGAGGCGGCCGACGCGGGCTTCCGGCCCTACGCGATCGTGGCCGGCGAGCGCGCGATGGCCGCGGTCGCCATCCCGATGCCCGATGGCACGACGCGGATCCGCACGCCCCAGGAGGTCTCGGCCGACATCCTGCGGGCGGTCCGCGCCCGCGCGGAGCACGCGCTGGGCCGGCCGGTGCGTCGGGCCGTGGTCACCGTGCCGGCCTATTTCGACGACCCCCAGCGGCAGGCGACCCGCGACGCCGGACGCCTCGCGGGGCTCGAGGTCGTCCGCATCGTCAGCGAGCCCACGGCCGCGGCGCTCGCCTACGGCCTCGGCGCCGGCCAGCGGGCTAAACGGCAGCCCTCGACGGTGGCGATCTACGACCTGGGCGGGGGCACCTTCGACGTCTCCATCCTCCGCATCACGCCGGGCGCCGCTCCCGACGCGCCGGCCATCTTCCAGGTGCTGGCCGTCGACGGCGATACCCGCCTCGGAGGCGACGACGCGGACCACTTGCTCGTCGACCTCTTCGTCCGCGAGATGGACGGGCGGCTGGGGCTGGGCCTGCCCGAGGCCGGCGACCGGCTGGGCGCGCTGCCGCCCGATGTCCGCCGGGCACTGGTCGGCTTCGCTCAGGGCGTCAAGCACCGCCTGAGCGAGCAGGCGTCGGCATCCATCTCGATCGACGTCGGCGGGCGGGGGGCATACGAGCGCGAAGTCACGCGCGAGGAGTTCGAGGCCTTGATCCAGCCCTGGATCGACCGATCGATCCGCGCGTGCGAGCGGGCCCGGCACGCTGCAAAGAAGAAGCCCGGCGGCGACGCCATCGACGCGGTGGTGCTCGTGGGCGGGTCGACTCGGATCCCCGCGGTGCGGCGCGCCGTCGCGGAGGGCTTCGGCCTGGAGCCCTACACCGCGCTCGATCCCGATCGCGTCGTAGCGCTCGGCGCCGCGGTGCAGGCGTCGATCCTGCAGGGCACCTCCCGCGGGTCGCTGCTGCTCGACGCCATCCCGCTGGGCCTGGGCATCGAGACGGTGGGGGGCGCGGTGGCGAAGCTCATCGTGGCCAACAGCACCGTGCCGGCCCGCGCCACCGAGACCTTCTCGACCAGCGTCGATAACCAGACCGCCATCGTGCTGCGCGTGCGGCAGGGCGAGCGGGAGATGGCCGAGGACTGCCGGCTGCTCGGCGAGTTCCACCTCCGAGGCATCCCGCCGATGCCCGCGGGCGTGCCGCAGCTCCAGGTCGAATTCCTGGTGGATGCCAACGGTGTGCTGAGCGTGTCGGCCGTCGAGCAGCGTTCGGGCCAGCAGGCCTCGCTCCAGATCGTGCCCAACCACGGGCTGACCAGCGAGGAAGTCGATCGCATCGAGGCCGAGGCGCTCGAGCACGCCCGCGACGACATGGCCCGCCACCGCGTCGTCGATCTGGTGTCGCACTCGAAGCTGGACCTCAAGTGGATCGACGAGGCCATGGCCCGCGCGGGCGACGCGATCGATGCCGCCGTGGCCCAGAAGATCGCCTCGGCGGCCGACGGGGTCCGCGAACTCATCCGCCGCGCCGAGGCCGACTGGCGGAGCGTGGAGCCCGAGTCCTTCGCGCGGGCCAAGCAGGCGATGGACGAGGCCAGCGTGCCGCTGCACGAGGCGTCGATCGCCCGGTCGCTCCGCGGCACGCGCGGCGACGGGTAG
- a CDS encoding type II secretion system F family protein, producing MSRAARGTSPYLFLASSAKGGRKVGVRSASSERSLASGLSRERLVLVRAFKLPAWMSGGGRMGLKDQARFNSVLAQLVSRGVPLVEALDVTASSIDRRHASKVRRARAMVAGGSMFAEACGRVGIVDPVTAAVYRAAERTGDLGGACDQLARTAERQLKVRSKAVTLLFYPLIVLAVSLLVGWAMLTFIVPMIGSNLEGLGGELPLVTVVLMTVGDAIRGNLPLFFLGLLVLVVLAAVFRAPLWRGLWSVVRRLPAMRQLVLAQESTQFFSVMAAMTRSGVTLADALVVGYRTVSHTKLRRQLQTLQRRLVEGGQLARLLEDVEAVPLSVRKLLIAAERSGDIEKAFDSLADDMAEEVERRSERALAVLEPALIIFMFLMIGTMVIAIMLPLFTATANMDLGG from the coding sequence ATGTCCAGGGCCGCACGCGGAACCAGCCCGTACCTCTTCCTGGCGAGCAGCGCCAAGGGCGGCCGCAAGGTCGGCGTGCGCAGCGCCAGCAGCGAGCGCTCGCTGGCGTCGGGGCTCAGCCGCGAGCGACTCGTGCTCGTGCGGGCGTTCAAGCTGCCGGCCTGGATGTCGGGCGGCGGCCGGATGGGCCTCAAGGACCAGGCACGATTCAACAGTGTGCTGGCGCAGCTCGTCTCGCGGGGCGTGCCGCTGGTCGAGGCGCTGGACGTGACGGCGTCCTCGATCGACCGCCGGCACGCCTCCAAGGTCCGCCGCGCCCGGGCGATGGTCGCGGGCGGCTCGATGTTCGCCGAGGCCTGCGGCCGCGTGGGCATCGTCGATCCGGTGACCGCGGCTGTCTACCGCGCCGCGGAGCGCACGGGCGACCTCGGCGGCGCGTGCGACCAGCTGGCCCGCACGGCGGAGCGGCAGCTCAAGGTCCGCAGCAAGGCCGTCACGCTGCTGTTCTACCCGCTGATCGTGCTGGCCGTCAGCCTGCTGGTGGGCTGGGCGATGCTGACCTTCATCGTGCCGATGATCGGCTCCAACCTCGAGGGCCTGGGCGGCGAGCTGCCGCTGGTCACCGTGGTGCTCATGACCGTCGGCGACGCCATCCGCGGCAACCTGCCGCTCTTCTTCCTGGGTCTGCTCGTGCTCGTCGTACTGGCCGCGGTGTTCCGCGCACCGCTATGGCGGGGCCTCTGGAGCGTCGTCCGCCGGCTGCCGGCGATGCGGCAGCTGGTGCTGGCGCAGGAATCCACGCAGTTCTTCTCGGTGATGGCGGCCATGACCCGCTCGGGCGTGACGCTGGCCGATGCGCTGGTCGTCGGCTACCGCACGGTGAGCCACACGAAGCTCCGCCGCCAGCTCCAGACGCTCCAGCGGCGGCTGGTCGAGGGCGGCCAGCTCGCGCGGCTGCTCGAGGACGTCGAGGCCGTCCCGCTAAGCGTCCGCAAGCTGCTGATCGCCGCCGAACGCTCGGGCGACATCGAGAAGGCCTTCGACAGCCTCGCCGACGATATGGCCGAGGAGGTCGAGCGCCGCAGCGAGCGGGCGCTGGCGGTGCTCGAGCCGGCGCTGATCATCTTCATGTTCCTGATGATCGGCACGATGGTGATCGCGATCATGCTGCCGTTGTTTACGGCGACGGCCAACATGGATCTAGGGGGGTGA
- a CDS encoding type II secretion system protein produces the protein MPTCRTLRTSRRGITFLEVVLASALLGIVSMGIFSAMNYVVLQQRRAEQALGAAEVANRVVVMFLDNPDDMPSNGQPIAYGRHLYHWDYAAAPITLYDPQATDDIAPLRLDRLRELTVTVWLHEDTGGARRPGPDAPTITVRRMLDPAPTRNPDTLARAMDAGRVGGIWFGDGGGTRSGGSRGGTADGGGGGGLGGGN, from the coding sequence ATGCCCACCTGCCGCACCCTGCGCACGAGCCGCCGTGGCATCACCTTCCTCGAGGTGGTGCTGGCGTCGGCGTTGCTCGGCATCGTGTCGATGGGCATCTTCAGCGCGATGAACTACGTCGTGCTGCAGCAGCGGCGGGCCGAGCAAGCACTCGGCGCCGCCGAGGTCGCCAACCGCGTCGTGGTCATGTTCCTGGACAACCCCGACGACATGCCCTCGAACGGCCAGCCGATCGCCTACGGACGGCACCTGTACCACTGGGACTACGCCGCCGCCCCGATCACGCTCTACGACCCGCAGGCCACCGACGACATCGCGCCGCTGCGGCTCGATCGGCTGCGCGAGCTCACGGTGACGGTGTGGCTGCACGAGGACACCGGCGGGGCCCGGCGGCCCGGCCCCGACGCGCCGACCATCACCGTCCGCCGCATGCTCGATCCCGCGCCGACCCGTAACCCCGACACCCTGGCCCGTGCGATGGACGCCGGCCGCGTCGGCGGCATCTGGTTTGGCGACGGCGGCGGCACGCGATCCGGCGGTTCGCGGGGCGGGACGGCGGACGGCGGAGGGGGCGGCGGCCTCGGGGGCGGCAACTGA